One Cervus elaphus chromosome 27, mCerEla1.1, whole genome shotgun sequence genomic region harbors:
- the NDC80 gene encoding kinetochore protein NDC80 homolog: MKRSSVSTGGAGRLSMQELRSQDLNKPGLHTPQTKERSTFGKLNINRPTSERKTSVFGKRTSGHGSRNSQFGIFSTSEKIKDPRPLNDKAFIQQCIRQLCEFLSENGYAYSVSMKSLQAPSVKDFLKIFTFLYGFLCPSYELPDTKFEEEVPRIFRDLGYPFALSKSSMYTVGAPHTWPHIVAALVWLIDCIKLHNAMKESSPLFDDGQPWGEETEDGIMHNKLFLEYTIKCYESFMTGADSFDEMNAELQSKLKDLFNVDASKLESLAAKNRALNEQIARLEQEREKEPNRLESLRKLKASLQADVQKYQAYMSNLESHSAILDQKLNGLDEEISRVELECETMKQENSRLQNIVDNQKYSVADIERINHERNELQQTINKLTKDLEAEQQQLWNEELKYARGKEAIETQLAEYHKLARKLKLIPKGAENSKGYDFEIKFNPDAGANCLVKYRAQVYAPLKELLNQTEEEINKALNKKMGLEDTLEQLSTMITESRRSVRTLKEEVQKLDDLYQQKVKEAEEEDKKCADELESLEKHKQLLEGAVNAGLSEAVSDLDAAQREYQLVVQTTTEERRKVGNNLQRLLEMVAIHVGSVEKHLEEQIAKNDRECKEYASEDLLENIKEIGDKYKKRAALIQALDE; encoded by the exons ATGAAACGCAGTTCAGTTTCCACCGGTGGTGCTGGCCGCCTGTCTATGCAGGAATTAAGATCCCAGGACTTAAATAAACCAGGTCTCCATACCCCTCAAAC CAAAGAGAGATCAACCTTTGGAAAATTGAATATAAACAGACCCACATCTGAAAGAAAAACCTCTGTATTTGGTAAAAG AACTAGTGGACATGGATCCCGGAATAGTCAGTTTGGTATATTTTCCACTTCTGAAAAAATCAAGGACCCAAGACCACTTAATGACAAAGCATTCATTCAGCAATGTATTCGACAACTCTGTGag TTTCTTTCAGAAAACGGTTATGCATATAGTGTATCCATGAAATCTCTACAAGCTCCTTCTGTTAAAGACTTCCTGAAGATCTTCACTTTTCTTTATGGCTTCCTCTGCCCTTCATATGAACTTCCTGACACAAAGTTTGAAGAAGAGGTTCCAAGAATCTTTAGAGATCTTGG gTATCCTTTTGCATTATCAAAAAGCTCCATGTATACAGTGGGGGCCCCTCATACATGGCCTCACATTGTGGCAGCCTTGGTTTGGCTAATAGACTGCATCAAG TTACATAATGCCATGAAAGAAAGCTCACCTTTATTTGATGATGGACAGCCTTGGggagaagaaactgaagatggaATTATGCATAATAAG CTGTTTTTGGAGTACACCATAAAATGCTATGAAAGTTTCATGACTGGCGCTGACAGCTTTGACGAGATGAATGCAGAGCTGCAGTCCAAGCTGA aggatTTATTTAACGTAGATGCTTCCAAGCTGGAATCATTAGCAGCAAAAAACAGAGCACTGAATGAACAAATTGCAAGATTggagcaagaaagagaaaaagaaccg aatcgTCTAGAGTCATTGAGAAAACTGAAAGCTTCTTTACAAGCAGATGTTCAGAAGTATCAGGCATACATGAGCAATTTGGAGTCTCATTCAGCCATTCTTGACCAGAAATTGAATGGTCTCGATGAAGAAATTTCTAGAGTAG AACTAGAATGTGAAACAATGAAACAGGAGAATTCTCGACTACAGAATATTGTTGACAACCAGAAGTACTCGGTTGCAGACATTGAGAGAATAAATCATGAAAGAAATGAATTGCAGCAGACCATTAATAAATTAACCAAGGACCTAGAGGCTGAACAGCAGCAGTTGTGGAATGAAGAGCTGAAATATGCCCGAGGCAAAGAGGCG ATTGAAACACAATTAGCAGAGTATCATAAATTGGCTAGAAAATTAAAACTTATCCCTAAGGGTGCTGAAAATTCCAAAGGTTATGACTTTGAAATTAAGTTTAATCCTGATGCTGGTGCCAACTGCCTTGTCAAATACAGAGCTCAAGTTTAT GCACCACTCAAGGAACTCTTGAACCaaactgaagaagaaattaataaagcTCTAAATAAAAAGATGGGTTTAGAGGATACTTTAGAACAA TTAAGTACGATGATCACAGAAAGCAGGAGAAGTGTACGAACTCTGAAAGAAGAAGTTCAAAAGCTGGATGATCTTTACCAACAAAAAGTGAAG GAAGCTGAGGAAGAGGACAAGAAGTGCGCGGATGAGCTGGAGTCCCTGGAGAAGCACAAGCAGCTGCTGGAGGGCGCGGTTAACGCGGGCCTCAGTGAGGCTGTGAGCGACTTAGACGCTGCTCAGCGCGA ATACCAACTAGTCGTGCAGACCACAACTGAAGAGAGACGGAAAGTGGGAAATAACTTGCAGCGTCTTTTAGAGATGGTTGCTATACATGTCGGGTCTGTGGAG AAACACCTTGAGGAGCAGATTGCTAAAAATGATAGAGAATGTAAAGAATACGCATCTGAAGATCTCTTGGAAAACATCAAAGAAATTGGAGACAAGTACAAGAAGAGAGCTGCTCTAATTCAGGCTCTTGATGAATGA